The sequence AGACGCAAAAAAGAGATATAAGAATCTATCAAGCTTGCATCTAATAAATATACGTACTTAAAATAAGGAGCAGCTAGAGTAACTTTTCCAGACAGATCCAGATGGTTATCATACGTGCTTTTGGGTTATTTGGCATTTTTATGATTCCATAAACCTGCAATTGAACTTGCTTGAAATAGAACTTCAATCTGGTTTGATTAGGAGACCCTCTCCTAACATTGACATGCTTGTAATTGAAGTTGCTAATGACTTCATTCTAATGAAGTCCATCTCTACCTTGAACTTGCTACTGGCACTAGCCGCCAAGGCTCTGTTTTGCTTCAACATTAGGATTGGGAAACCTCTCTTGACCCATATTTTGATTCTGATTCCAACCTTGACCCCGCTGGTGACTTTGCTTCTCTTGACTCTGATCTTTGATGCTTCCCCTCTTTGTACCTTCAGCTTTTTCCACTCCAAACCCTTGCTATCATTCGTCCCTGAACTCAGAGAGTCCACCTAACCTTGAGCGTGGTCTTGTAAATACTCATCCTCACATTGGTTTGTATTTTCCTTTGGCTTAGGAGGCCTCCCACGGCCTCTACCTGGAACTCGAACACGCTGCTGCTTAGCTTGAACTTCTTCTGGTAATTGTGCCTCACATATGTTTGTATCTTGAATCAGTTTAAGGGGCCTCCCCTGGCCTCTACCTTGACGACCTTGCTGAGGTTGATCTTCTTCTTGTAACTGCTCCTCATATTGGATTGGATCTTCTTTTAGTTTAGGAGGCCTCCCCCGACCTCTACCTCTACCTCTACCCCTACCATGATCATGATCATGCTGCTGACCTTGATCTCCTTGTCATAACTGCTCCTCATTTTGATTTAGTTTAGGAGGTCTGCCCTGACCTCTACCTTAACCAAACTTCACCCGACCTCTAACTCGACCAAGCTTCACCCCACCTCGACCTCTACCTCTGCCCGACTGATGCTGCTTCtccattttgtttatatttggtCTTTGTTCATCATGAATGTCATCATATGAAGGTAATAATGACTTTCCTGGGTAGTTTGCTTCAGTCTCTAACTTAGGAGGCCTTCCTCTGGGATGCTTTGGAGGCTTCTGCTCAGAACCCCTGGACAAAAGGTTCTCATCTAGGTCCCCTTTAGGTCTTGATTGTAATGCTGGGCCTGGTCATCATGAGCATTCTCCAAAGTTGATGAAGCTTTTCTTTTGGACACTTTACCCATATCATCTGAAGAAACTTGTTGCAACTGTGTTGGAGGTAATTCTATTCCTTTAGACACTATGTACTCTGGAGAGCCTTCTGAAGTAGGAACCACCAATTGCTTCCCAATATCATGTGTTGGGTTAACAGGAGAATTAGGTGCTGCTGGCTGGGATGAAGAACTTGTTTCTTTTTGGTTTGAATGAGAAGAGCACACCATAACATGATAAACAAAATTCAGTCcacgaaaaataaataaatgccaATGCATAAGGTGGGTTCGAAATGCAGGGAAAAGCTTTTGTTAGAAACCAGACTAAGCTACACTATGCTAAACTACACTAAGCAGGTATTAGATAATTCTTCTCTATTCTATTTCCATTGCCGGTATCACTATTTATAGATACATGTAGATAAATGTCTATGGAAGTAACAGAATTGAAATAACAGAATCTGTATAATTAGTTATAACCGAATTATGCTATTTGTTATATGACAGAATTGGGTGGGGAGGCAATGGAATCTTCTGCTGCTTGTCCCTTACACGAAATCCTTGAGATGGTTAGGCCTCTTAGTGATCCTTACGGGTCTGCTAGTGTGGGTACTGTGGTATTGGAGTTGCTATCAGCTTTTGATGGAGAAGGAAGGGTTGAGTTTTTTTAGTTTAGAAATCAGAGTCTTGAGGTGAGTCATGACGCGCGCGGTTCTGGAATCTTCGTCGTCGTCATGATGGGTGGTTGTGTATGTACGATGCATCGTACGTTTGAAAAAGCTGAATACCATTTTGTTGCGTTGGCACCCAAAGTTTTTTTGCTTCACTTGTTGACGTAAAGAGTGGGTTCTTGTGCTGAAAGAGTGATTTTTTtggagctgaaaagaaagaagtgacgTCTATTACGAGGGAGGAAGCTCCAAAATGATGTGGTGCTGCCGCGAGGGTGGACCACTAGCACATGACTAAGTATGGCAACGGGGCGGGGTCGGATTTTGCTTACCCCATCCCGGCCCTGACTCCCCGTTTTCCTCCCCGTCTGAGCGCTCGAAATCCAACGGGTTTATATTTACCCCATTCCTGTTGAGGTTTTCCCGTTCCGTCTTGCTCCTGcatatttgtaaaattttattaaaaagtaatttttcataaaatgaaaaatataattttaaataacaatcATAACATATGTTTAGATTGTACATGAcaacataaaattcaatctaACACTAGCAGCAGGTTTAGATTGTGAAGATATATTAAGTGTGAAATGCTTCAAGACTCACCTCCCATCTAAGGCATCAAACTATATCTTCACAATTGGTTATGGGACTGTTGCTTCAAGACTCCCATCTAAAGCAGCAGGTTACATTTAGTTGTGTTGTAGATTGTATTTGTGCATATATCAAATTTTGTGCACATAGGAAATGCCCATGAGTGTGTTTAAATTTACCAGTGGTATTGAACAAAAATGGTTAGCTAATAATATTATCTCAAACATCAAATATCATGTATCATGACTTAGTTTGTAGTATTAGATAACATTTTTATTCTAATGCAGATTAAATATTATAGTGAACTTTTGATtcctgataactgctaaataatagtGAATTAATAGTGGAAAATCGGTCTGAAATTAacttagaattaattatttagcagttatttatgCTTAAATTtggaaagatttaattaatttcgaaTTCTGACTGCAGATATGAAAAAGGGAGGTACAACAAGCAAAAAGGAgcagaaatgaagaaaaaaaagaaaaaaaatcagaagaGGGCCCAGCCCAGCACTCGCGCTAAGCACGCAAGACACGCTCAGCGCGCAAGAAGGCAAGGCGCTGAGCGAGGCGACAAGCACAAGGATTTCagcttgcgctaagcgcacgactCGCATTGAGCGCGCGATGTAATGGCGCTGAGCGCGAGGCTTCGCGCTCAGCAAGACTACGAAGGCCCAGAACCCAATTTTGCACCTATAAATAAGAGGGTTAGCCTAGGAAAACGAACACACTTCCTCATAGCTCGTTTCTCAGACCTCTGGCACTCAgttctctcattttcttatatttttattccttttctttcacccccccttctcattgtaaagccctcatgactatgagtggctaatcccctagctagggcctAACAGGCCTAAAAGGCCAATGATGTATGGAgcatttcaagagttatcaatgtAAAGAGGATTTCCTTCCAGGTTCTTTTAtctgtttttctttcttatttatccTGTATCTCAGTCTTTATTTTCTGTTAGGAtttagtccactcgggagagggtaaagcctaattaggggtaAGGAATGAATGTTTGAATATGTTTTAAGGGTTATACACTTGGGAAAGGAtaacgcttaatagaacaatcaaagaaaagaaatcataGGGTTAACAAtgctaggcatagaatgataacccaatgcccatgctttagcaaccatctagaatttaatcttaatgcaccttagttattgagtctttgcaaaggcaTTTGGAAGATAGATAATTAAGGTAGACTTGTCATCATGAGGTATCAGCGACAAGTAGATTGATAGATGTGGGGTAGaattagttcactggtattgataacagacaaatcctgAATTCATATATCTAGGCTGATTAGACTTGTTAAGTTTTACCAATCTTTTATATAGACTTTATTCCCTATTTTATTGTTTGagttattttattgtttgagtTTTCTTTAACTTAGAAGTAATTATTCCCCATTTTATTGTTtgagttttctttaatttagaaGTATTTATTCCCTATTTTATTGTTtgagttttctttaatttagaaGTAATTACTTAGATTTAAATTGTCTTTAATTTTACaaactaaatttacaatttgcaAACTGAAAAGTACTTCACACAAGTGCAACAAAATCCCTGTGGTACGATACTCGGATTACCGAGAAATTATTACTACAAGCGATTTGGTATATTTGCCAAAGAgctaacaagtttttggcgccgttgccggggatttTGTTTTCGCATTTAAGTGCCATACTATCAGTTTGTAATTTGTTCCCCTCTTGGCCATTCTTTCTATAACTCCTTCTCTTTCTccatccttcttcttctccataaATTGCACAGGTACAACCTTGTGCTTTTATGCGAGGTAGGTCTACATCTAGAACCGTCATTCCCATTGACTTGGAAATCGAAGCTACTTGGTGTAACAACGCCGCAAGAAGACAAAGGGAGCAGGACATAGATACTTCACCTCCTCCTTCTCCAAATCACGTTCAAATGGACGAAGGACCGGCACGTAGGGTTACACTAGAGGATTTCTCTCATACTACTACTCCTGAATTCTTCACAAGTATCGCAAGGCCGGAGGTTCAAGCGCCTAATATTTCATACCCTCATTCTCTCATTCAGCTGATTCAGGGGAACCTCTTCCATGGTCTCCCAAGTGAGGATCCCTATACGCATCTAGCTTCATTTATAGAAATATGCAACATGGTTAAGATAGCTAGAGTTCTAGCAGAAGCGGTACGCCTCAACCTCTTTTCTTTCTCGTTAGCAGGAGAGGCAAAAAGATGGTTGCATTCCTTTAAGGGTAACACCTTTAGGACTTGGGAAAAAGTTGTAGAGAAATTTCTGAAAAAGTACTTCCCGGAATCCAAGACAGTTGAAGGGAAAATGGACATCTCATCTTTCCATCAATTCCCAGATGAATCCCTTAGCGAAGCCTTAGATCGTTTCCACGGATTGTTAAGGAAAACACCCACTCATGGATATAGCGAGCCGGTACAATTAAACATCTTCATTGATGGATTACGACCTCAATCAAAGCAATTACTGAACGCATCCGCGGGAGGAAAGATCAAGTTAAGACACCCGAGGAAGCGATGGAACTCATTGAGAATATGGCAGCTAGCGATCAGGCCATCCTTCGCAACCGTTCTTATGTCCCAACAAAGAGAAGCCTCCTAGAGCTCAGTACACAAGACGCAACTCTGGCACAAAATAAGCTGTTGTCCAGACAAATAGAAGCTCTTACGGAGACTCTCAACAAATTGCCCCAACAACTGCAAGCAGTGAATACTTCTCATTCCTATGTTTTCAAGTAGAGGATGTCCCACATGTGGAGGGACACATGAGCCTGGACAATGCACAATCCAACAAGAGCCCTCTCAAGAAATAAATTACATGGGCAATCCTAATGAGAGAAGACGATGGAACTGAggataagaaagaagaagaaacgaaagaggaagaaaagctagaggaagaagagaaggtGGTCTCACCATCTAAAACCAAGAGTCAAAAGGCAAGAGAAGCTAAGAAGGAAGAATTGCCACTCTTGCCGCAGGATCTTCCGTATCCTAAGGTACCGACCAAGAAGAATAAAGAGCGTTATTTCAAGCGTttcttagaaatatttaaaggactGGAGATCACCATGCCATTCGGGGAAGCCTTGCAACAAATGCCCTTCTACTCTAAGTTCATGAAAGACATCATCACCAAGAAGGGGAAATATATAGATAGCGAGAACATTGTAGTAGGAGGCAACTGTAGTGCAATCATTCAAAGGAAGCTACCTAAAAAGTTCAAGGACCCCAGAAGCGTTACCATCCCATGCACTATAGGGAAAAAAGTGGTAGATAAAGCCCTCATTGATCTAGGGTCAAGCATCAACTTGATGCCCTTATCGATGTGTAGACGAATTGGGAACCTAAAGATTGATCCCACTAAGATGACACTTCAACTGGCAGACCACTCAATTACAAGACCATACGGGGTGGTAGAAGATGTCCTAGTCAAGGTTCGCCACTTCACTTTTCCGGTGGACTTTGTTATCATGGATATCGAAGAGGACACAGAGATTCCCCTTATCTTAGGCAGACCCTTCATGTTGACTGCCAACTGTGTGGTAGATATGGGGAACGGAAGCTTGGAACTGAGTATTGACAGTCAGAAGATAACTTTTGACCTCTTTAAAGCAATGAAATACCCACGGGAAGGTTGGAAGTGCTTTAAGGTAGAAGAgattgataagaaaaataatgtcaATATTCTGGAGACACCACACACTTCATTGGATAAAGCAATGGTAAATACGATGGACTGTCTCaccaatgaagaagaagaggatctAAAGGCTTGCTTGGAAGACTTGGATGGGCAAGAAATCATTCCTGAGGAAGAAACCTGTTTTGAGATATTAGAGAATGAGGCTCTGCCCAAGAAAAAGAAGGTCGAATTAAAGGTATTGCCTAAGCATTTAAAGTATGTGTTCTTGGAGGGTGACACCAAACTTGTAGTAATTAGCAATGCACTAACACAGGAAGAAGAGAACAGGTTGGTGGACATCCTGAGGAAGCATAAGGAAGCAATCGTATGGCATATATCTGACTTGAAGGGAATCAGTCCTTCGTACTGCATGCATAAGATAATGATGGAGGACGATTACAAGCCTATTCGACAACCTCAGAGGCGTCTGAATCCAGCTatgaaagaagaagtaaggaaggaAGTGCTTAAGTTGTTAGAAGTTGGACTCATATACCCTATCTCTGATAGCGGTTGGGTCAGTTCGGTACAAGTAGTCCCCAAGAAAGGTGGAATGCCAGttgtgaaaaatgaaaagaatgatCTAATACCAACACGAACTGTCACTGGTTGGCGGATGTGCATTGACTACCTCAAGTTAAACGAAGCCACCCGGAAGGACCATTTTCCATTGCCCTTCATGGAACATATGTTGGAAAGACTTGCAGGGCAGGCATACTACTGTTTCTTGGATGGATACTCAAGTTATAATCAAATCGCGGTGGATCCcaaggatcaggaaaagacggCCTTTACATGCCCTTATGGTGTTTTTGCTTACTGGCGAATGCCATTCGGATTGTGTAATGCACCAGCTACATTTCAGAGGTGCATGTTGGCCATATTCTCATATATGGTGGAGAAGAGTATCGAAGTTTTCATGGACGAATTCTCAGTTTTTGGACCCTCGTTAGACACTTGTTTGGGAAATTTAGAAAAGGTACTACAAAGGTGTGTAGAAACCAATTTGGTATTGAATTGGGAAAAGTGCCTATTTATGGTTAGAGAGGGTATTGTTTTGGGTCACAAGATCTCATGTAAAGGAATAGAAGTTGACCCAGCAAAGATAGACGTCATCGAGAGGTTGCCACCACCACTGAATATCAAAGGCGTAAGAAGTTTCTTGGGGCATGCTGGCTTTTATAGGAGGTTCATTAAGGACTTCTCAAAAATAGCCAAGCCCTTAAGTAATCTGCTGAACAAAGACGCAGCCTTTAAATTTGATGAAGGATGTTCAACAGCGTTCCAGACACTGAAGCATAAGCTCACCACGACACCCGTAATGATTGCCCCAGATTGGAGCAAGGGTTTTGAATTGGTGTGTGATGCTAGCGATTATGCAGTAGGTGCAGTTATGGGACAAAGGCATGACAAGGTTTTTCATGCCATATATTATGCCAGCAAAGTCCTAAATTACGCCACTACAGAGAAGGAGATGCTGGCCATTGTTTATGCCTTAGAAAAATTTCGGTCTTACTTGATAGGATCAAGGGTCATTATCTTCACTGATCATGTTGCCATCAAGAATTTGCTAGCTAAGGCGGATTCGAAGCCGAGATTAATTAGATGGGTCCTGTTGCTACAAGAATTTGATATCACCATCCAAGATAAGAGAGGATCCGAAAACGTAGTGGCTGGCCATTTGTCCAGATTGAAAAATGAGGAAATCACCAAAGAGGAACCGGAGGTAAAAGGCGAATTCCTTGACGAGTTCCTCTTACAGGCTGACACCCGACCTTGGTTTGCCGACATGGCCAACTATAAAGCCACAAAAATCATTCCGGAAGAACTTGATTGGAATCAGAAGAAGAAATTCTTGCATGACTCACACTTCTATGTCTGGGATGATCCTCATTTATTGTTTGAGTTTTCTTTAACTTAGAAGTAATTATTCCCTATTTTATTGTTtgagttttctttaatttagaaGTATTTATTCCCTATTTTATTGTTtgagttttctttaatttagaaGTAATTACTTAGATTTAAATTGTCTTTAATTTTACaaactaaatttacaatttacaaaCTAAAAAGTACTTCACACAAGTGCAACAAAATTCCTGTGGTACGATACTCGGATTACCGAGAAATTATTACTACAAGCGATTTGGTATACTTGCCAAAGAGCTAACAATTTCATAGGTCAGGATACTGATACAGAAAGATTGAACAAGCTCGCAACTTTCCAGAGAAAGGCTCTTCAGCATGCTTTACTTTGTGAGTTACTTCATTTCTCCTTGccaattcatttttatatattttcctgaTTCTAGATTGTTTAGAAACGTAATTAACAGTCCCCAGATTCTTTGTGGGGGCAGCTAAGAACTTTAGGtttccttttctaaatggtTGCATTCTTTGTGAAAATTAGAAATGTTCCTTAAAGCACACGCTTAGCTTTGGGCACAGTaattcaaggaaaaaaaattgtttttatttggcAGTTCCAGCTGTTGAAAGAATTGTGTATAGTACATGTTCAATCAACCAAATTGAGAATGACGATGTCATCAAATCTGTTCTGCCCATAGCCGAATCAAATGGATTTCAATTGGCAAAACCCTTCTCCGAGTGGCAATGTCGTGGTCTACCTGTGTTTGAAGGCTGTAAGTACCATTCTTATGCTTCATCACCAATTCCCGGTCTATCGTCGCTTAACACTTATTGAAGATTTTTAACGCTGTTTGTTTTCTTACCTTTCAGCCGAATGCCTGGTTCGGACAGATCCTGCTAAACACGGTGAGGGTTTCTTCATTGCTTTGTTTACTAGGAAAGATGCTAACTTTTCAGGGGGcccaaataaaaatgaaactagAATTTCCCACAGCACTACGAAATTAAAAACGCGCGAAGAAAGAAGAAACGCGTACCGTTTGTTAGCACTAACCTATTCAAAATGTGGTTAAATGATAGTACAATTGTTAAGTCTTGGCGGTCGAATTGAAGGGATAGAGACAAAATTATACTTCCTTTATTGATGTCCGTCTAAAACCCATTTAGAAAATGGATTAACTcgagttgtattttgttttcattctattacatttttaaataattttcattacaTTCGCTCATTTTCTTTCGTgcctatttattaaaaattgatatcAAGAGTTCTGTCTAGCCTAGGCTAAAAAAGTAGCTTTCCATGTTATCCACCATGATATACCGAACCTGAGAAAATGCACCATTATTGAAAGAAAGCGCCACCAAGGTATACATACATCTATTGTCGTTCGCGTTTCCACTCATTAAAATTGTATTGAAAATGTTACCAGTACCCTAAGGCTATGTTGGGattggtgataaaaaaaaatgaaacagaaTGGATCAGAATATAATGGAGTGGAATGGattgaaatgaaatgaattCAAAATATCATTCTATTGTTTTGCTAACTTTAATAGAATGAAACAACTTAAATACCTCACACCAACTTATGCAGCAAAAtcatttagttatatatatagtcCCTGTCACTTTTTTTAAAACGAATTTTATGTTTCTTCCCTTGTAAATTAGGGAATTTTTTTcaagcatataaaaaaaataggaatgaaggaaattaaaattcatacaaAAGCATGCATTATATCATCCATGATCAAATTGCAGTGTGATAAGCATAAAGCAGACACGATAGAAAAGCATTGGcacacagaaaacaaaaacaggGATAGATAgcgttggaagttggaattcaGGCTATCTTGACCTCTATAGTCCTGGGCTTCTTGGGCTGAGGAGGAGGCAGTTTATTGACAGTAACAGTGAGCACACCGTCTTGGCAGACAGCAGAGATAGCATCGGTGTTGGCATTCTCAGGGAGAGTAAACTTCCTCATCAACTTGCCAAGCCTTCTCTCCATCCTCAAATACTTTCccccttctttctctttttcctccTCCCTCTTCCTCTCGCCGCTTATCAGAAGCACGTTGTCGTCCTCCACCTGCACTTTAATGTCCCCAGATTTGAGGCCAGGCATGTCGATCACGAAAACGTACGAGTTAGGGTACTCCTTCACGTCAGCAGGAGTCGCAGCCATTGCCTTGGCGTCGCGCACGTATGTCCGAGTCGGAGCGTTCAAGTTCTTCTCGGCGTCCTCCGTCAGATCCATGATTCTGTGCAGAGTGTTGAAGAATGGAGAGTCCAAATCCATCAACCTCATATCCATtgccttctcttctcttctcttgctATCGTGTGCTTGTAGACGGCTGCATTTTCGGTATTTAAAATGGAGTGGTAGTTTCCAGAAGGAAGTTCCAGGAGGTTCGCTTCATGCTTCTAGTATTCTCCAGAACAGACCCCAAAAACAATTACCGAATCAAACAGGCCTGGTCTTTGCTATGGCCCATTTTGAATTTCCGTCAAATCCAAGCCCATTCATTCCGTTTACTCAATTATCGGAATCACAACTTACAGGCCTAATAAATATctgttaaattgtaattttgctatttttagttttttaaattttttattttcgtttcttgaattttaattgtaatatttgaTTCTCTAATCTTATAAATTAGTGATTTTGATCTTCTTCAtagattattaacaaataattttaattaattgaattattaagttatttataaattaaccaaaataattaattattaaaaaaattgaataaaaaatttctaataatAGTTTTCTACAATTGTGAACCTTGTTTTCTCTACAaacatttcttttatcttcttgtcACACACAACTCCACCTATAATAACATCACTTAAtagtttttcattaaaaaaatttaatgattaataatttttatttaatttataattaatttaatatctttaataattaattattaattaataatctataggagaataaaatgacaaaaattataaaattaaggaaactaaatatttcaattaaaagtaaaaaagattaaataatagATGTGAAAAACCAAGagtatcaaaattataatttatatcaataataataaacttaaCAACATATAGAGAGAGGAGGTATATCATACATGTGTGGCGTAAATGGCATCGTTTTGAATGCAGAGTTGGCTTTGTATGGGTGGCTTTTGATTGAATGCCTTATACGTGGTTGTCCGTTCCACGTCCCACgtggtttttctcttttcttgccTCCAAAAAGGGGGAAATAGGGTAAAAAATACTGAGCTTTGAAATTATATTGTTTCGTGAATAAAATATGTACttcatttgttttatatattttggctGAGGATGATAAATTCATTCGCACTTATGCTGATCCACCTGAATTGTAAGCGATGAGGCATCATAACAAATAAGCGTGGGAGCGCAGTTTAGTACCTATGTCACAATATAATACCTACCCATCTTTCCGGTACTCGCAAATTTGTTGAATACACACCCATATTCATATATCTATGCCTATAAATAGGATATGTTCCATAAAGTATTCTCAGATAATTTTTAACTGTATATATTagcctaaaataaataagtttattagtaatttttaacattttttaaaatattacttaaaatataattttttttaaaaaaatattagcttcttgttttttatatattttttttatccttaatatatttatcaaattttttacttataattttgaaataaatcatgtttttattatttttcaatcattttacatttttcaactcctttaatagttaattttatcaaatatttataatttaataactaattttttaacttttaattaattttttaattatttttaccaaacaTAACCATAATGACgattattcatttgatatacttattcactattatcaatttatcattaattttttttccattattatttatgaagataaaaaaatgttaccacAAAGCATGAACAACATACTTAACTGTCTCACTATTACATAAACCTCGATGGTATGAGACACAAAATACCTCATTTGTccctaattataataaaaaaatcagtttaatataaaattatatatatttaatacggAGTAAACAAAATTATGTAATACTAATTATGATATtggttatttattaattatacatgttatttaattttaaaagacttttatattattattattataattatctcTACTAATTATGATATtggttatttattaattatacatgttatttaattttaaaagacttttaaattattattattataattataggtGGTAATCAATGTTATTATCCCATTTGACCTCATCACCAATATAATACCTAAATTACAGTTATAAAAGagaacttttaataaaaatcattattgataatttttaatgaaagatTCAACTCTTAGTTCAAATCCATTTTCTAAACTtaatattaaaagaaacaaaatatgttGTAATATAAGAGGATTTATTCTCTttctttgtcattttttaattatcttcaatattttataattaatgcttactttaaaatttttagttcagtataaccattttttttctcacgCCATGCTACAAGACTAATTTTACTCAGATAAAATTGATTCAAGGCAGCGCTAGTGGGATTCAAACTCTCTTATTGTaggtttaattaattagttcacACTTAACTAAATTGGAATTTGCATACCCCTCTTCACTGGCTAAGAAACAAGGAATTCAGAGTTGAGACGTTTAGTTGAACTCAAGTTATAAATTTCAGTCATTCTCGAGTCAAACTCCTACATAAATTTCATATGGTAGAATGTTCTCATATAcgca comes from Glycine soja cultivar W05 chromosome 20, ASM419377v2, whole genome shotgun sequence and encodes:
- the LOC114402328 gene encoding 17.1 kDa class II heat shock protein-like, encoding MDMRLMDLDSPFFNTLHRIMDLTEDAEKNLNAPTRTYVRDAKAMAATPADVKEYPNSYVFVIDMPGLKSGDIKVQVEDDNVLLISGERKREEEKEKEGGKYLRMERRLGKLMRKFTLPENANTDAISAVCQDGVLTVTVNKLPPPQPKKPRTIEVKIA